A single region of the Bacillus cereus genome encodes:
- a CDS encoding sulfurtransferase TusA family protein, with protein MMNVKQVLDAKGLACPMPIVRTKRAMDTLQSGEVLEVHVTDKGSIKDIPAWANKTGHDIVKHAEESDVLKFWIKKA; from the coding sequence ATGATGAATGTAAAACAAGTATTAGATGCGAAAGGTTTAGCATGTCCAATGCCGATTGTAAGAACGAAAAGAGCGATGGATACTTTACAATCTGGAGAAGTGTTAGAAGTACATGTAACGGATAAAGGGTCAATTAAGGATATTCCAGCGTGGGCAAACAAAACTGGTCATGACATCGTAAAGCATGCAGAAGAAAGCGATGTACTGAAGTTTTGGATTAAGAAGGCGTAG
- a CDS encoding rhodanese-like domain-containing protein — translation MNTILSTLFIVLAASFIISRFLPVKGVQNINGKELKSIVGKKGKQFIDVRTLGEYRGNHMKGFQNIPLNELASKANQLDKNKEIIVICQSGMRSKQAAKVLKKLGFQRVINVSGGMNACN, via the coding sequence ATGAACACAATATTAAGTACGCTTTTCATTGTACTTGCTGCATCGTTTATTATTTCACGTTTTTTACCGGTGAAAGGTGTTCAAAATATAAATGGAAAAGAATTAAAGAGTATAGTGGGGAAAAAGGGGAAACAATTTATCGATGTTCGTACATTAGGTGAATATAGAGGAAATCACATGAAAGGATTTCAGAATATCCCGCTAAATGAATTAGCTAGTAAGGCAAATCAGTTAGATAAAAATAAGGAAATAATCGTTATTTGTCAGAGCGGGATGAGAAGTAAGCAAGCAGCAAAAGTATTAAAAAAATTAGGGTTTCAGCGCGTTATCAATGTTTCAGGTGGTATGAATGCTTGTAATTAA
- a CDS encoding rhodanese-like domain-containing protein, translated as MKEMTAKELEEKLLRKEAVNIVDVREVEEVAEGKILEACNIPLGLLEFRMHELNKNQEYIIVCRSGGRSARAVQFLESYGFRAINMVGGMLAWEGKVV; from the coding sequence ATGAAAGAAATGACTGCAAAAGAATTAGAAGAAAAATTGTTACGTAAAGAAGCAGTAAATATCGTAGATGTACGTGAAGTAGAAGAAGTAGCCGAAGGGAAAATTCTAGAAGCATGTAATATTCCGCTAGGACTATTAGAATTTCGTATGCATGAGCTAAATAAAAATCAGGAATATATTATCGTTTGTCGCTCAGGAGGAAGAAGTGCAAGAGCAGTTCAGTTTTTAGAGAGCTACGGTTTTCGAGCGATCAATATGGTAGGTGGTATGTTAGCTTGGGAAGGTAAAGTCGTATAG
- a CDS encoding DsrE/DsrF/DrsH-like family protein, which yields MEQQKKTTIVLFSGDYDKAMAAYIIANGAAAYDHEVTIFHTFWGLNVLRKDEHVKVKKTFIEKVFGKMMPRGADKMGLSKMNFAGMGPKMIKGIMKKHNAMPLPDLIDLAKEQGIKLVACQMTVDLLGLKEEEIMEGVEFAGVGAYLADASDGNVNLFI from the coding sequence ATGGAACAACAGAAGAAAACGACCATTGTTTTATTTAGTGGAGATTATGATAAAGCGATGGCAGCTTATATTATTGCAAATGGTGCAGCGGCGTACGATCATGAAGTGACTATTTTTCATACTTTCTGGGGTTTAAATGTTCTTAGGAAAGATGAGCATGTGAAAGTAAAGAAAACGTTTATAGAGAAAGTGTTTGGAAAAATGATGCCGCGCGGCGCCGATAAGATGGGGTTATCCAAAATGAATTTTGCTGGTATGGGACCAAAGATGATAAAAGGTATTATGAAAAAACATAACGCCATGCCTTTGCCGGATTTAATTGATTTGGCGAAAGAACAGGGTATTAAACTTGTAGCTTGTCAAATGACAGTAGATTTATTAGGGTTAAAAGAGGAAGAGATTATGGAAGGGGTAGAATTTGCTGGGGTAGGAGCATATTTAGCAGATGCTTCGGATGGAAATGTAAATTTATTTATTTAA
- a CDS encoding sulfite exporter TauE/SafE family protein, with protein MTLTVLLFIIGFIGSFISGMVGIGGAIINYPMILYIPVLLGFTGYTSHEVSGITAIQVFFATFAGAWAYRKSNDMDKTLVVYMGASILIGSFVGSFSANLLNEHAVNIVYTLLATIAAIMMFVPKKNNSRAVNYNKWLASMLAFIVGSVSGIIGAGGAFLLVPIMLVVLKLPIRTTIATSIAITFISSVGITTGKVITGQIVVIPALIVAIASLFAAPLGVRVGKRVNQKVLQYVLSILIVGTAIKMWIDMI; from the coding sequence ATGACTTTAACAGTACTACTATTTATTATTGGGTTTATAGGGTCATTCATATCAGGGATGGTTGGAATTGGCGGTGCAATCATTAATTATCCGATGATCTTATACATTCCAGTATTGCTAGGATTTACTGGCTATACGTCACATGAAGTGAGTGGTATTACAGCGATTCAAGTGTTCTTTGCAACTTTTGCAGGCGCGTGGGCGTACAGGAAAAGTAACGATATGGATAAAACTTTAGTTGTTTACATGGGAGCTAGTATATTAATAGGAAGTTTTGTAGGTAGCTTTAGCGCGAATTTATTAAATGAGCATGCTGTAAACATTGTTTACACATTACTAGCTACTATTGCGGCTATTATGATGTTTGTACCGAAGAAAAATAATAGCAGAGCAGTTAATTATAATAAATGGTTAGCAAGTATGTTAGCGTTTATTGTAGGAAGTGTTTCCGGCATTATTGGGGCTGGTGGTGCATTTCTTTTAGTCCCGATTATGCTAGTTGTTTTAAAACTACCAATACGTACGACAATAGCAACATCTATCGCTATTACATTTATTTCCTCGGTAGGGATTACGACGGGGAAAGTGATTACTGGACAAATAGTTGTTATTCCAGCTCTTATCGTTGCAATAGCAAGTTTATTTGCCGCTCCTCTTGGGGTGAGAGTAGGGAAGAGAGTGAATCAAAAAGTTTTACAATATGTATTGTCTATTTTAATTGTAGGCACCGCCATAAAGATGTGGATCGATATGATATGA
- a CDS encoding YbjN domain-containing protein, giving the protein MKAAVKHNISDFKEYLKSNDIYMEENIDENDGSVHFSVGLETEAGAKIQLIAAFDNENPTVDIYCFNVAHVPDSTNDILHVINELNTSYRFAKFTLNKQNAIDISTSLAFSEPNFNPALVFEHTRMLYKLANDEYKNLMKVIWA; this is encoded by the coding sequence ATGAAAGCTGCAGTAAAACATAACATTTCAGATTTTAAAGAGTACTTAAAATCAAACGATATATATATGGAAGAAAATATAGATGAAAATGATGGTTCTGTACATTTCTCAGTAGGACTAGAAACAGAAGCTGGCGCAAAAATTCAACTTATCGCTGCTTTCGACAACGAAAATCCTACTGTGGATATATACTGCTTCAATGTTGCTCACGTACCTGATTCAACAAATGACATTTTACATGTCATCAATGAATTAAACACATCTTACCGATTTGCAAAATTCACGCTAAATAAGCAAAATGCAATTGATATTTCAACATCTCTTGCATTCTCAGAACCAAACTTTAATCCAGCACTTGTCTTTGAACATACGAGAATGCTATATAAGTTAGCAAATGACGAGTATAAAAACTTAATGAAAGTTATTTGGGCATAA
- a CDS encoding LCP family protein — MSYFNPNEGVQEMEQNPSLQENTRTKPKNSKKKIKIIISVILLVLIVGGGYTWFLANKASSAIRNAAHDLARGDKSDLRDKAVKPITNNVSVLIMGVDESDVRGKEYGEAIRTDALLLATFNKDSKTVKLLSIPRDTYTYIPVEKKKDKITHAHAFGSAKNGKDGGPQASIDAVEKLMNVPVDYFVKFNFKSFIKIVDDLGGIEVDVPVEFTEQDSNDNAEAIHLKKGVQKLNGEEALALARTRHIDSDAMRGQRQQLVIEAILKKLTSAGSVTKVGNIIDDINGQFVTNLTFDDMLSFYKYGSDSEIEKLQLQGDDCYMAKGDDTCSKSPGGGRTYYYNPDKKDLANVTNELRSHLGLPAYTKFDSDSDSDSKKTNSEKTKESTSDSKKTNSERTKESDSEDTTKHESSNNKHNDNSSEDTETSSNNNE; from the coding sequence GTGTCGTATTTCAATCCAAATGAAGGAGTACAAGAAATGGAGCAAAACCCATCTTTACAAGAAAATACACGAACTAAACCGAAAAATAGTAAGAAAAAAATAAAAATTATTATAAGCGTTATTCTATTAGTTTTAATAGTAGGTGGCGGTTATACTTGGTTTTTAGCAAATAAAGCATCTTCTGCTATTCGAAATGCCGCACACGATTTAGCGCGCGGTGATAAATCTGATTTACGTGATAAGGCTGTAAAACCTATTACAAACAATGTATCTGTCTTAATCATGGGTGTTGATGAAAGTGATGTCCGTGGGAAAGAATACGGTGAAGCCATAAGAACGGATGCACTATTACTTGCAACTTTTAATAAAGATAGCAAAACTGTTAAACTATTAAGTATTCCACGTGACACATATACTTATATTCCAGTAGAAAAGAAAAAAGATAAAATTACACACGCTCATGCATTCGGTTCTGCTAAAAACGGAAAAGATGGTGGACCACAAGCAAGTATCGATGCAGTTGAAAAATTAATGAATGTTCCTGTCGATTACTTTGTAAAATTTAACTTTAAATCATTTATAAAAATCGTCGATGACTTAGGCGGTATTGAAGTTGATGTACCAGTTGAATTTACTGAGCAAGATAGCAATGATAATGCTGAGGCCATTCACCTGAAAAAAGGTGTTCAAAAGTTAAATGGCGAAGAGGCTCTTGCTCTTGCTAGAACACGACACATTGATAGTGATGCGATGCGTGGACAACGTCAGCAACTCGTTATTGAAGCAATTTTAAAGAAACTAACAAGCGCTGGGTCTGTAACAAAAGTTGGAAACATCATTGATGATATTAACGGACAATTCGTTACAAACTTAACATTCGATGACATGCTTTCATTCTATAAATATGGATCGGATTCGGAAATTGAGAAATTACAACTTCAAGGTGACGACTGTTATATGGCAAAAGGTGATGATACATGTAGTAAATCTCCTGGTGGTGGCCGAACTTACTACTACAATCCAGATAAAAAAGACTTAGCTAATGTTACAAACGAACTTCGTAGTCACCTTGGGCTACCTGCATATACAAAATTTGACTCTGACTCTGATTCTGATTCGAAAAAAACAAATTCAGAGAAAACGAAAGAATCTACATCCGATTCGAAAAAAACAAACTCAGAGAGAACGAAAGAATCTGACTCTGAGGATACAACCAAACACGAATCAAGTAACAATAAACATAATGATAATAGCAGTGAAGATACAGAAACATCGTCTAATAACAATGAATAA
- a CDS encoding YhdH/YhfP family quinone oxidoreductase, with translation MNYTSFRAMVVKEKENNQFERTFVEREVNSLPEGDVLIRVHYSSLNYKDALSANGNKGVTRTYPHTPGIDAAGEVASSRNTSFKEGDQVIVTGYDLGMNTSGGFGEYIRVPSSWVVPLPEGMSLKESMMYGTAGFTAALSVYKLIRAGITPNMGDVLVTGATGGVGSVAVSILAKLGYNVVGSTGKMEEEQMLLRLGAKKAIHREELNDKSGKPMLKSVYAGVIDTAGGNMLESSLKVVKYGGCVTTCGNVAGHELNTTVYPFILRGISLLGIDSVQCPADMRREVWVLLATDWKNLELLSYTEECTLEELDEKFALILQGKLKGRTIVNMK, from the coding sequence ATGAATTATACATCATTCCGAGCGATGGTCGTGAAAGAAAAGGAAAATAATCAATTTGAAAGAACCTTTGTTGAGAGAGAAGTAAATAGTTTACCTGAAGGAGACGTATTAATACGTGTTCATTATTCTTCATTAAATTATAAAGATGCCCTTTCAGCTAATGGTAATAAAGGTGTAACGAGAACATACCCTCATACACCTGGTATCGATGCGGCAGGAGAAGTTGCTAGTAGTAGAAATACCTCCTTTAAGGAAGGGGATCAAGTTATTGTAACCGGATATGATTTAGGTATGAATACTTCTGGTGGTTTCGGAGAATATATTCGCGTGCCATCATCTTGGGTCGTTCCTTTACCAGAAGGAATGTCTTTGAAGGAAAGTATGATGTATGGGACAGCAGGTTTTACGGCTGCCTTATCGGTATATAAGCTTATTAGAGCGGGAATTACGCCTAATATGGGAGATGTTTTAGTAACTGGTGCTACGGGCGGAGTAGGTAGTGTAGCAGTTAGCATTTTAGCGAAGCTAGGATATAACGTAGTAGGATCAACTGGGAAAATGGAAGAGGAACAGATGCTACTACGTCTAGGAGCGAAAAAAGCTATTCATCGTGAAGAATTGAATGATAAGTCTGGGAAACCGATGTTGAAGAGTGTATACGCAGGTGTTATCGATACAGCCGGTGGGAACATGTTAGAAAGTTCTTTAAAGGTAGTTAAGTATGGAGGTTGTGTAACGACGTGTGGTAATGTAGCGGGACATGAGTTAAATACAACGGTATACCCATTCATATTACGAGGTATTAGCCTTTTAGGAATAGATTCAGTGCAATGTCCAGCAGACATGAGAAGAGAAGTGTGGGTATTGTTAGCGACCGATTGGAAAAACTTAGAGCTATTATCTTATACAGAAGAATGTACATTAGAAGAATTAGATGAGAAGTTTGCACTTATACTGCAAGGAAAGTTAAAAGGAAGAACGATTGTAAATATGAAATAA
- a CDS encoding Na/Pi cotransporter family protein, with protein MEYNVQDMIFQFIGGLGIFLFGIKYMGDGLQQAAGDRLRDILDRFTTNPLMGVLAGMLVTVLIQSSSGTTALTVGLVSAGFMTLRQAIGVIMGANIGTTVTAFIIGIKVGEYALPIMAVGAILLFFFKNKKVHSLGQVIFGFGMLFFGLELMSTGMKPLRSLESFQELTVSMSDNPILGIVVGTVFTLVVQSSSATIGILQELFGQGAIDLQAALPVLFGDNIGTTITAVLAAIGTSIAARRAALVHVIFNIVGTIIFTIVLVPFTNLIQYFQTSLNLNPEMTIAFAHGTFNVTNTIIQFPFIAALAWIVTKIIRGEDSAIDFKPQHLNPIFIEQSPAIALTEAQKEIIRMAEFSLHGLKEANQFLNTQDKKHADMATQLEGAINNLDKKITEYLVLLSEKPLSPTDSEKHSVLAGVVGDIERVGDHVENLVELVDFQISNRVSLSDEALAELNEMLELTISTLQDAINALTNFDTELAQTVIAKERKIDQMERVLRKRHVLRLNERSCSGDASIIFVDMVSNLERIGDHAVNIADGVLGEQGKINLKQSL; from the coding sequence GTGGAATACAATGTTCAAGATATGATCTTCCAGTTCATTGGTGGATTAGGTATTTTCTTATTTGGGATTAAATACATGGGCGATGGACTGCAACAAGCAGCTGGAGATCGTCTTCGCGATATTCTAGATCGTTTTACAACAAACCCTCTTATGGGTGTACTAGCAGGTATGTTAGTTACAGTATTAATTCAATCAAGTTCAGGAACAACCGCTTTAACAGTCGGACTTGTAAGTGCCGGATTTATGACATTACGACAAGCAATCGGTGTTATTATGGGTGCGAACATCGGAACGACAGTTACTGCATTTATTATCGGAATTAAAGTTGGAGAATACGCTCTCCCAATTATGGCAGTTGGAGCGATCTTACTATTCTTCTTTAAAAATAAAAAAGTACATTCTTTAGGTCAAGTAATATTCGGTTTTGGTATGTTATTCTTCGGTTTAGAATTAATGAGCACAGGTATGAAACCTCTTCGCTCTTTAGAGTCATTCCAAGAATTAACGGTTAGCATGAGTGACAACCCAATTTTAGGTATTGTTGTTGGTACAGTCTTCACTTTAGTTGTACAAAGTTCAAGTGCAACAATCGGTATTTTGCAAGAACTATTCGGTCAAGGTGCAATCGATTTACAAGCTGCCCTTCCTGTATTATTCGGTGATAATATCGGTACGACAATTACAGCTGTATTAGCAGCAATTGGTACTTCAATTGCCGCAAGACGCGCAGCATTAGTTCACGTTATCTTTAATATCGTCGGTACGATTATCTTTACGATTGTATTAGTACCATTTACAAATTTAATTCAATACTTCCAAACGTCATTAAACTTAAATCCAGAAATGACAATTGCATTCGCACACGGAACGTTTAACGTAACAAATACTATAATTCAATTCCCATTCATCGCTGCATTAGCATGGATTGTAACAAAAATTATTCGCGGCGAAGATTCTGCTATTGATTTCAAACCGCAACACTTAAATCCAATCTTTATTGAACAATCTCCAGCTATCGCTTTAACAGAAGCTCAAAAAGAAATTATCCGTATGGCTGAGTTTTCATTACATGGATTAAAAGAAGCAAACCAATTTTTAAATACACAAGATAAAAAACATGCTGACATGGCCACTCAATTAGAAGGAGCTATTAACAATTTAGATAAGAAAATTACCGAGTATTTAGTTTTACTATCAGAAAAGCCACTTTCACCTACAGACTCTGAAAAGCATTCAGTTCTAGCGGGTGTTGTTGGGGATATTGAACGTGTCGGTGATCATGTAGAAAACCTTGTAGAACTTGTAGACTTCCAAATTTCAAACCGTGTTTCACTATCAGATGAAGCACTAGCTGAACTAAATGAAATGCTTGAGTTAACAATTTCAACATTACAAGATGCAATCAATGCTTTAACAAACTTTGACACTGAACTAGCTCAGACTGTTATTGCAAAAGAACGTAAAATTGACCAAATGGAACGTGTTCTTCGTAAACGTCATGTATTACGTCTAAACGAACGTAGCTGTTCAGGTGATGCAAGTATCATCTTCGTTGATATGGTAAGTAACTTAGAGCGTATCGGTGATCACGCTGTAAATATCGCTGATGGTGTTTTAGGTGAACAAGGAAAAATCAATTTAAAACAATCATTATAA